actgtttttcagacaccaggttccagatgataccatgatgccaaacctgacttccctgagcagaggacccTGCCATGTCCCAAGATGAAGATTGTAGGAAGCTTATTGGATTCAGGTCTAAAGTCAGTGGCTTTAGTGAGCACAGTACTTATGGAGATGAAGCAGAGACATCAGACTGTGGTGGGAAAGTGAATGGCAGGTGAGGACTGACAGCATGAGTAGAAGAGGCTTTGGAAAAACTGGctatgaggaagaggagaaaaggcagTGGATCATGTGTCACTAATGAGAGGAAGAATTCAGAAGAGAGAGTAGCTAACTAGGTATGTGGACTGCCTAAGGAGATGGGACAGGGTCACCCAGATATCCTATGACTTTTTGAAAGCCAGTACCAATAGTGGTTAAGACAGActtcctgggttcaaatcctattactctgccacttacctgtgtaaCCTTTGGCAAGTCACATAATACTGTAGAAACttagttttcttattttgtgaaatagtttattttcccatttggagAATAGGGAAAATAATAGTTATTACTTCAGAGTTAAtttatataaatgtgtgtgtttttgtgagtgtttttaatgtttattttatggagggtaaaaaaacagagaagccagagtaccactcttcTGTGACATATaccaggtatcaaactcagggcaattgttaccattttttaaagggtgtttgtgggggctgggtggtggtgcacctggttaagtgcatacattgcagtgcacaaggacatgggttcaagcccctggttcccacttgcagggggaaagcatcataagcactgaagcaggtctgcaggtgtctctctgtctctatccctccttatctccctcttccctttaaatttctctctgtcctctcaaatcaaataaataaaagttaataaaaatagaaCACTAAGGATTATACTTTTTCAAAAAGAGTGTATGTGTGCAGGATGAAGAATAGTGCAAGTGATATGCAGATTTACTCAGAGAAGATGGTCATTCTCTGATGGCTTCTGTATTTCCTATGAATCATGAGGCAGTATTGAAGTGCATGTGTGCTTGTGGAAAGATGGGTGCTGTGGGCAGAGTCACACAGTTATTTCCTCAGTAGTTCCCCATGATTAAGATGACAGGTTCTCAGAGTAACATGAAAGTGACTCGCTTTGGGGCCAGGAAGGACCTGGACCACTGTCCCTTCTTGTAAATAGGCTACTGGCAGTTCTGATCCTGAGACTTTTAGCTTCCGTCTTCTCTAGCCCCCTTCAGCTGCCGTTCTGACAtgccttcctatttttttaagttttaaaaaatatttatttatgggagttgggtggtagcacactgggttaagcacaggtggcccaaagcacaaggatcggcataaggatcccagtttgatccccttgctccccacctgcaggggagtcacttcacaggcagtgaagcaggtctgaaggtgtctgtctcaccctctctgtcttcccctcctctctccatttctctctgtcctatccaacaatgacaacatcaatagcaataacaacaataaaaacaagggcaacaaaagggaaaataaatataataaaaaatatttatatttattttaatggcttattgtggtgctggggatttatcCTGGGACcatagagccttgggcatgaaaggttTTACTGTTGTCACAGTCCTCCTTCCTGGGTTTTTATGTTGTTGGAATATaacttctctttattattttatttattcatttattagatagagatagagataaattgagaaataagggggaaatagggagcactgcttcagcacttatgaagtagatgggggccaggggcttgaatccatgtccttatgcactgtaacgagcattcaatcaagtgtgccaccagatGGCCCAGAatttagcttttctttctttggttaAAAGCTCTACTTGTCTTTCCTCTTGGTCTTACTTAATAATTGATTAGTGGCACATCTTTGGCCTCTTCTAGctataagcctttttttttttttagcatcttatttatttaatgatgtaGAGGAAAGGGAGGTAATAGAAACACTCCCTTTATTCCAGAGGCTCTCCACCTTGTTTGTACACTCAAATAGTATGGACTGTATTTAAGAGTTCCTGTGTGCAGGTTGTACCCGAGATCAATTGAATTGGAATTTGGGGGTGGGATCCAGACATTAATTTCCAATTCTCTCCTGGTGGTTCCAGTATACAGTGAACCCAGCTTATTTGAATACATATCTGTCTGTTGTTCAGTGTTTATAGCAGAGGGGAAAATTAGCAATTCCTTAAGTGCCTCATTCACACAAGCACTCAAGTACTACTTGGCTGGTTCAAGattctgcctctgtttctgtgATATAGAATCATTAAGAGTCTGCATGGCATGACTGAGATTCCAATGACTGTGTATGAATGAATATTACATAATGTGTTGCCCTAAATGAAGTCTTTCAATGAGGGCAAAATGCCCCACTTAGCACAGACATGAAGCAATAAAAGAGCAGAAAGGAAACAATTACTGTGTCTTCTAActtctttcatttgtttgtttatacttTCAGGTATGACAACTAGTCAgacttgtttcttttgtttttaagcttttgtttacttgtttaggCTAACGATAGCATTTTAACCAACTGCCAATTAAATGACTTCCAGTTGGCTAAGTTACTAATTCATTACTCACTTGACCAAAGAACTGGGATTCCTGAGAAATTTACATTGTGAATGAGGTTTAGCCAAGTCCAAACCATCCAGCCAAGGTGAGAGCAGGTATACATGAATACGCTGAAGGTTAGCACAGTGAGAAAATGAGAACTAGACACAAAACTTATCTCTGCTTTTTTACTTTGATATCTGATTTTTCTCAGATACAAGCTAAAGCCAATAGCTTAATGATTAGTAAGTTCTGTTTCAGGAGGCTTAACATTCTGTGAGAGAATTCCTAAAAGGATTCTTACTATCAGCTGCTGCCTGCTTTTCCCAACCTGTCTTCACTTATTTTCTGCTCTGCTCCCTAAACAGCATCCTATTTCTGATTATGTAGCAATCCCAAGCAGGTCCCTTGAAAATGCAAATCTTATTAAACCCCCTGAACCATATTGTGGATGCATTTACTACATCCTTTTCTCTGCAAGCAGAATTGATACAGGTGTGAGAAAAACCTTATTGAAGGGGAAGATGTAAAAGGGTCTAAACAGTCTAAAGATATGCTGTCTGATTTGGTAGCCAAAAGCCACAATGGTCTGAGTTCAAATTGAGATACTTTGTTAGCATAAAGTATATTTCAGATTTTGAAGACTTactaaaacaagtaaataaaaactatGCAAACATGATTATTTTTACAAACTGATTACATGATAAAGTATTTCTGGTCAAGTGCTATTAAGATCTATTTTACCTGCTATTTCataattctatttattcattttacaagggcacggctcagctctggtttatgatggtgctagggagtAAAActgggaaccttggagcctcaggcatgaaagtcatttgcataaacattaagcTATCACCAAAGCATGTTTTATCATTCTCAATGATATTCTCAAATCATTCTCAATGATATTTTTGACATTCTCAAAAATGTCTACTAGAAAGTTTAACATTGGGTGGAGggtagttcaatcccctgcaccatcagaagccagagctgaacagtgctctggtgaaaaaaaaaaaagaagaagaagaagaaaaaagtttaaCATTACATGCACAGCTTGCATTTATGACTTAGATGACTTACATGGCATTTCTTAGACAGCACTAAGCCAGGAGCAAGATACTCATTTTGGTGATGTCCTAGAGTGCCTCTCCCATGCCCCTTTAGCCTCCCTCCTGCCTATCATCTCCAGAAAACGTGctcttattttataaatgaaaagtgctcttattttgtaaattattttgtaaAAGTGCTCTTATTTTTGTAAAATCACACATACCCCCATCCCCGCCCCCAAGATGTCAAAGTAAGTTCCTTTGGGGAGCTCAGGTCTGCCAGTGACACTGACATTTCATAAGCAATGAGCATGGAAGCTGCTAGGTACCAAGCTGTAGTTGAGCATAGAGAAGAAAGAATACTAGGAAGTGAGTAAACTCACTTGAGGAAACTCAAGCTCAACAAAAGAACTCTGGTTTGAGAGAGTTTCTAGTCGAAGTCACTGACTACAAGGAAGTATATGAGGTGCCTATAAATAAATTGTATTACAAAACTGCCAGGAAGTTAAGCCTGCTGGTTGGGTTTCTTTGTTCATTACTTTTGACTTTAGGGAATTCCCAAATTATCAGATTATTAGTTCAGGGGAACAAATTATTATTAGTTTactatgtgtgtttgtatgtgtatgtgtgcaaaGAACCTTCTGCATGGGctagtgaaacagctcacttggatagtgtgctggctTACTTGTGtgcaacctaggtttgaacctggcctccaTTGCATTGatagaagctttgatgctgtggtctgcctttctgtctctatctaaaaaaaattctataaaatAGAGCCCCTCATAAAAGCTAATGACAAATTACACTTTATAATCTCAGATCAGAGATTATCCAACCATCCTTGATTTACACCGCTGGGCCCTAGCCCAGATAGCAGGTACTTACTGCTCTTGTCTTACCTGATTGGGACAATGGCTAGgaaggacagaaaggaggagagagcgaAACAGGTTCCCACGAACTTTTCCATGGTGAGTTGATAAATCTCATTATACACTGTGGATGTTACTACCCCAGTCAGAGCCAGGGACAGCTGCAGGATGACAAACaccttccctgtgtgtgtgtggggggaaaggGTAGAGGTTAACCAAGATGGTTGGTTCTGTTCTTCTCCATGTTCCCCTCTAGCTTAGTCTTTAGGGAGTTCTTAGGTGACCCCCAGCTATTACCACCCACCACCCTCTTCCCAGGACTCCCTCTGCATCTTCATGGTTTTGGCTCCATCCTACTGGCTCTTCCTATGACATTTCAGTAATTGACTAAAGTCATTTCTATCTGCCTGTTTTCACTAAACTGTCCTGGATGGACACTGTGTTCTAGTGTATACAAGGTGGCTTCTGGAACTCTTGAGTGTCTTCTGCAGGTCCAAGCTTCATGCCTTGAGTAGCTGTGAAACCACAGAGGTGGGATGGGAGCATCTCAGAGAACTTACATTTTACTCACCATAGGAAGAACCCTTGATGAGTTTAGACATTGTTGACCGGATGGTTGTAATTGGGATTAGAGCGAAGAGCATGACAGCACGAGCTGGAGAGAAATCACATGAAAACACTCTTCACTGTTACCCAGACTTGAGTAAAGGAATAAAGGAGAATGAAGCAAAACCCTTACTTAGAATCTCCTCTCCCCACAACCCCCTCGCCCttaccccgccccacccccacatgGTTTGCACCAACTTCCTGAGCTCTGCTGCAGCCATATCTGCAAGGTGACATGCAGTTGGCATGGTTATAGATGGTGAAGGGTGTCCTTAGtggaagttgggggtgggggtggtgctaATGTCACCAACATTGCCTACTTGGAGAGAAGTGTTTGCCCTCTGGCAAGCCATATGCAAAAAACTGTGCCACCAACTCAGTTGGCAACATGTTTCTTCTTCCCTCAATCACTATTCAttatcctggtgtgtgtgtgtgtgtgtgtgtgtgtgtgtgtgtgtgtgtgtgtgtgtgtgtggcggggaggCATGGGgttgaaaagaaaggggagaggagaactCTAACTTTTACATACAACTTGTTTAATCGAGAACTGgccaaagctaatcttgtcatTTTAATAGGTATTTTTCTGAGGTGTGTGAAGGTATAGTTTCTGCTAACCATGTACAGTTGCTATCTCTGATGCATTTGCTAGTAGCCATGTGTAGCTGTTTAAATGATTAAAATGAAATTCAACTGAAAATTTTGTTCCTTGGTTGAACTAGCCACTTTTTAAGGCTAATCACTGGACAGATGAGACAGGGAACTTTCTCACCACTATAAAAGATTCTGTTGCAGCACTGGTTAGCATCCTCTGTGGTTATAGACTTGTGTCCTCTAATGGGAACATTCTATTGCTTTCTTGAGTGAATTTCTTATATTGAATATGGAAGGAATTTTAGGAGTactttttatcctttttaaaaaattttttaaatatttattttatttatttattcccttttgttgcccttgttgttttattgttgtagttattattgttgtcgtcgttgttggataggacagagagaaatggagagaggaggggaagacagagagagagggggagagaaagacacctgcagacctgcttcaccgcctgtgaagcgactcccctgcaggtggggagccggggttcgaaccgggatccttatgccggtccttgtgctttgtgccacctgcgcttaacccgctgcgctacagcccgactccccttttttttttccttgcttaattccaccattcctaatggccatttgctttttcaatagagaatgagaaacagataGAGAGGCAAAAAGGAGAAGCATccactgcactgcttgtgaaactagccctcccccacctcccagggTTAGACTGGGGCCATGaattgggtgagccaccacccaaccccatatctttctttaaaaagccCTTCCTTAACTTGAAATTCTGTTAACAGAGAACTTATTCAGTTGGATCATTTAGTgtttaaaatgagagagaagaaaccaaTCTCATTCCCTCCACTCAAGTCCATACTGACACCTGCCTTACTGACTTCAGACTCCACTGGAAACTCTCTTCACCTCCTAGATCCACAGACACCACTCTAGTAGTGTTTTAATGGACACCAGTGACAACACAATACACAGTGCAATATGTATAAACTTAAGTCCTTGTACCTCCTACATAGGAGGTGTAACTCCTAGTGCTTAGCTGCAATATGTAGACCACAGCATCCCTGGTGACAGTCACATGAAGCAGCAGACCAGTGGTGCCCTTTTTCTGCCTCCTCCAGAATATCAGACTCACCTATGTAGAACATGTATGTCTCTTTCACAAAAGCCAAGAGGAGGGCTCCTGACCCAAAGGAGACCATCCCAATCATGATCATGGTGGTGTCAAGGAAACAGCGGGAGAAGACCAGGACACCCAGGAAGCTGGTGATAAAGATGGTGTATCCTGCAGCCATGCCATAGCCCACCTGAACTTGGTTCCATTTGAGAGGTTCCCTTAGCACAAACAGGGGCATCACTTCTACAGTGCCCACCACTGCCAGGTCATATATGATGGCACCCACAAATAGCAGGGCAAGAATGGTCTTTTTGGGCACTCCTTTTCCAGGAGATGGCTGATGCCCTACCATACTTGGCTTGTCTAGCCGATCAGGATCCAGGGTGCGATATGTGCCAGATATGCCAGACATGGCGTCCACTTCAGCGAGGGCCTGGTTGGACTTGGCAGCTGACTCGGGAACCTTCAGCACGAAGAGGCTGTAGAAAAGGGCAAAAGCAGCGCAGCTCACGCTGCAGACTGTTAGCACCAGGCCCTGCCCGGAGTGCCCAACCATCTGCTGGAAAAGATGCCCGGAGGCCATGCTCCCACAGAATCCCGCCAAGCCCAGGATCAGGTCAATGAGGATGAGGCGGACTGAGCGGCGGCCCTCGGACGAGTGGAGGGAGCCCAGGGCCATGACCCCCGACCAGAAGGCCGAGAAGCCCCCGCACAGCCCGCTCACCGCCGCCGCTCCATACAGCATCTCCACCGGCCAGTCCAGCAGCACCTTGAGCAGCAGCCCAACGCGGGACAGCAGGAAGCCCAGCAGGGACACGCAGATGGAGATCTTGCGGTGGAAGCGGTCGCTGAGCCAGCCCAGCAGGTAGGCAGACAGCAGGGGCGTCAGGCCCACCACCAGGTGGTAGACGATATAGAAGTTGGAGATGGCTTTCTGCTGCTGCTCCTCCAGAGCACCCCGGGGCGCCGAACTGCTGCTGTTATTGGAGAAGGTGTTTGCCCCGAAGGACGCTTTCACCACCAGAAGCAGCCCCGCATCGTAGAGGGAGGCGGCCACCTGGTTCGAGGCCACCACGGGCTCGATccaggttctcacctgcaggcgaGACAGGCTCCCCTTCCACGGGCAGGTGGTGCCGGGGCCCATGTGGCCTCTCTGCTCGAGGGACGAAGGGGCTCAAACTCTTGGCAGCTGCTCCCCAGCGCCTGTGTGTGCCCTGCTTTCAGCCGGGGGAGTGGAGCCGAGCCGGGCGCGTGGGAGGTGTGAGAGAAGCCAGTCCCCCGGGAGAGAACCCGAGCCGGGCCCCTCCTCTCCGCCCAGGAAGGGCCGCGCTCCGCCCCCTGCTCCGGCCCCAGAGGGCGAGAGCTTCAGCCTGGGGGTTTTCCCTCCTGCCGCTCCTTTTCGCTGGGCTTGCCCGACCTCCACCAGATCGCCGCAGAGCTGAGACCACGGTGGGACGCAGATTTTGGGGCAGACCCAGAGTCCAACTTCTACTGTTCCTGGAAGGCAGGTGTGAGCATAGGTATCTCTGCCAGAATGATGGCgggtgcaacacacacacacacacacacacacacacacacacacacacacacacacacacacttgtgaaaTGATGACTCTGCTACCGTATAATTTTGTGAGTCAATTTTaagtcattaataataaaaaaatatgggggggggggctaggcagtggcgcacacTATCTATTCAAGGACTCAGAtacaagtccccagcccccatctgtaagggagaaacttcacaattgtgaagcagtgctgtaggtgtttatctttctctcttcctctctccttccttttcaatttctatgtgtcctaccaaataaaggaaaaaaatatttaaaagaatttttttggcttgggtggttgcacacctgcttgagtacacacattaaagtgcacaaggactggggttcaagaccctggtcctcacctgcaaggggaagcttcagagcgATGGAACAGTGCTAAAgatatctgttttcttttttgtctccccttctatatcagtttttctctgtccctacccaataaatgaataaataatattttaaataaagaaaaaatgtttttaagaggATGGTTTTTATATTGTGTTCTTGCCaccacataaacaaataaataaaattaaatccaggggcagggtggtgatgcacccagttaaacacacatattaccaagtacaaggaccaggattggaactcccactccccacatgcagagggtctggtggtgaagcaggcctgcaggtttcttatctttctctccctctatctcccggTCCTcaatttatctaataaaaaaaattagaaaaaaaaaaaagaggaaaaagtggaaaaaagaggagtggtggattcatagtgctacactgagccccagtgagaaccctggcgacaataaaaataattaagtaaataaataaataaagccaaggTTTTAGTATATAGCTCAGCAGGACAGTGCAGGATTTCAATATATGAAGCTCTTTAAAAAGTGTTAGAGCTGAGTGGTGTGCTGGcctttctcttttataaaaacaAGTAGATAAGAAATATTTTACACAAACTCATGCAGCTAGAATCAGCCCCTGCTCCAagccaaaggactctgggagaagaGTCAGCACTCCTTCACACACATGCATCAGTGAGCCTAGTTTTAGCCCTGAATCCAATTTGCAGGTTCCAGCCTCAAACCTGAAGCCATTGACCATTTCTGTCAAGCCAAGAGTCTGGGGTCCTTATTAGTACAAAAGTCTTTGCAAGGCTCTATCTTTATCCAGTTAAATCTGAAAGAATGTAACAATAAGGCTGCTCTCTGGA
The sequence above is drawn from the Erinaceus europaeus chromosome 10, mEriEur2.1, whole genome shotgun sequence genome and encodes:
- the SLC46A2 gene encoding solute carrier family 46 member 2 — translated: MGPGTTCPWKGSLSRLQVRTWIEPVVASNQVAASLYDAGLLLVVKASFGANTFSNNSSSSAPRGALEEQQQKAISNFYIVYHLVVGLTPLLSAYLLGWLSDRFHRKISICVSLLGFLLSRVGLLLKVLLDWPVEMLYGAAAVSGLCGGFSAFWSGVMALGSLHSSEGRRSVRLILIDLILGLAGFCGSMASGHLFQQMVGHSGQGLVLTVCSVSCAAFALFYSLFVLKVPESAAKSNQALAEVDAMSGISGTYRTLDPDRLDKPSMVGHQPSPGKGVPKKTILALLFVGAIIYDLAVVGTVEVMPLFVLREPLKWNQVQVGYGMAAGYTIFITSFLGVLVFSRCFLDTTMIMIGMVSFGSGALLLAFVKETYMFYIARAVMLFALIPITTIRSTMSKLIKGSSYGKVFVILQLSLALTGVVTSTVYNEIYQLTMEKFVGTCFALSSFLSFLAIVPISIVAYKQAWWLKYGDITEK